From the genome of Triticum aestivum cultivar Chinese Spring chromosome 3B, IWGSC CS RefSeq v2.1, whole genome shotgun sequence, one region includes:
- the LOC123067772 gene encoding mucin-7-like → MAGLALPSTFPMADLASPSTYPIEAATPTSIISMDAAVPPSTSILAAPAPPSTFPITAPAPRSTSPTAVAAPPSNSPTAGPEQPFTSSMSAPAAPPSATTMAVTSDARKKRPPCKKKKIVAVQEEPAKIAPSIISVNAAAPPPTSNVAAPTPSSTSPTTALAPPSNSSTARPAQLSNSTTAGLAHPSNSPTVGPVQLPISSMPAPMPPSTSTMALTGEARKKRPGHELPRSGSKKKKKKIAIVHEAPAENAVEVVLASESDKTKCRSGSIKRKLKKQQPKKEDSNVDAPNGTTVEKEQEAPIEQEKIEMTLEEYEKMQEKKKSLEASKPEERRVAAVDFEGFQLLEKNLIEDDAKLKAENVRKACFTLLI, encoded by the exons atggcCGGCTTAGCTCTGCCATCCACCTTCCCGATGGCCGATCTAGCGTCGCCGTCTACCTACCCCATAGAAGCCGCAACACCCACATCCATCATCTCCATGGACGCCGCAGTGCCGCCGTCCACCTCCATCCTAGCCGCACCAGCACCGCCGTCCACCTTTCCCATAACTGCACCAGCGCCGCGGTCCACCTCCCCCACGGCTGTAGCAGCGCCGCCTTCCAACTCCCCCACTGCCGGACCAGAGCAACCATTCACCTCCTCCATGTCCGCCCCAGCGGCGCCGCCATCAGCCACCACCATGGCTGTCACCAGCGATGCTCGCAAGAAGCGACCTCcctgcaagaagaagaagattgtTGCTGTCCAAGAAGAACCTGCCAAG ATTGCGCCATCCATCATCTCCGTGAACGCCGCAGCTCCGCCTCCCACCTCCAACGTCGCCGCACCAACGCCGTCGTCCACTTCCCCCACAACTGCACTAGCGCCGCCGTCCAACTCCTCCACGGCCAGACCAGCTCAGCTATCCAACTCCACCACGGCCGGACTGGCGCATCCCTCCAACTCCCCTACAGTCGGACCAGTGCAGCTGCCCATATCCTCCATGCCAGCCCCAATGCCGCCGTCAACCTCcaccatggccctcaccggcgaggCTCGCAAGAAGCGACCTGGGCATGAACTCCCAAGGTCtggctccaagaagaagaagaagaagatagctATTGTCCATGAAGCCCCTGCTGAGAATGCTGTTGAAGTCGTCCTTGCTTCTGAATCTGACAAGACCAAGTGCCGCAGTGGCTCTatcaagaggaagctgaagaagcAACAACCTAAGAAGGAAGACTCTAATGTGGATGCTCCTAATGGGACCACTGTTGAGAAAGAGCAGGAGGCTCCCATTGAACAAGAGAAAATT GAGATGACCCTTGAAGAATATGAGAAGATGCAAGAAAAGAAGAAGTCTCTAGAGGCCTCTAAACCTGAGGAGAGGAGGGTTGCTGCTGTAGATTTTGAGGGTTTCCAGCTCTTGGAGAAAAATCTGATTGAGGATGATGCTAAATTGAAGGCGGAAAATGTTCGCAAGGCATGTTTTACTTTACTTATTTGA